One part of the Rutidosis leptorrhynchoides isolate AG116_Rl617_1_P2 chromosome 1, CSIRO_AGI_Rlap_v1, whole genome shotgun sequence genome encodes these proteins:
- the LOC139886386 gene encoding protein transport protein SEC23 A-like, which translates to MADQPKFSAGYSVGITPSTPEAQSSRPDNKVSPPPPPFTTTAGPRFTPPTIQPNRIPSLSPSTKGSQSPLSANGVRTGSPHLSTPPGPPVFSSPVKPAAVPFRTSPSTPQPVVFSAVPSSSASPPSSFSEGANEFQRQVSNDADDIASLTDAPNVLLSARKVLKQKKLMNVPSLGFGALVSPGREVLQGPQIIHRDPHRCQNCGAYASLYCNILLGSGQWQCVICRNLNGSEGEYISSNKEELLNLPELAFPMVDYVQTGNRRPGFVPVTDSRMSTPIVLVVDDCLDEPHLQHLQSSLHAFLDSLSPTTRIGIILYGRAVSVYDFSEASTASADVLPGDVSPSQESLKQLVYGTGLYLSPIHASLPVAHSIFSSLSPYKLNLPEASRDRCMGVAIEVALAIIQGPSGEMSQGVVKKPGGSSRIIVCASGPNTRGPGSVPHSFSHPNYPHLEKTALKWMDHLGREAHKHNTLIDILCAGTCPVRVPVLQPLAKASGGILILHDDFGEAFGVNLQRAANRAAGSHGLMEIRCSDDINVSQVIGPGEEARTDNHEAFKNDNSVSIQMLSVEETQCFAVSMETRGNIISDYVYLQFSILFSNLYQADITRVITVRLPTVDSVSAYLDSVEDEVAAVLIAKRSLLRAKNFSDAIDMRKTVDERIKDITSRFGSQMPKSKLYQFPKELSGLPELLFHLRRGPLLGSILGHEDERSVLRDIFLNASFDLSLRMVAPRCLMHREEGTFEELPAHDLVMQSDAAVVLDHGTDVFIWLGAELAAQDGRSAAALAACRTLAEELTETRFPAPRILAFKEGSSQARYFVSRLIPAHKDPPYEQEARFPQLRTLSAEQRTKLKSSFIHFEEPSFSEWMHSLKVLAPEPS; encoded by the exons ATGGCCGACCAACCTAAGTTTTCAGCCGGATACTCTGTTGGAATCACCCCATCCACCCCTGAGGCACAATCAAGTAGACCCGATAATAAAGTAAGTCCTCCTCCTCCTCCTTTTACAACTACCGCGGGCCCCAGATTTACACCGCCCACTATACAACCCAACCGGATACCTTCCCTTTCACCTTCTACAAAAGGTTCACAATCGCCGTTATCTGCAAATGGTGTTAGAACGGGAAGCCCTCATTTGAGCACACCACCAGGTCCGCCTGTTTTTTCTTCGCCGGTAAAACCTGCTGCCGTGCCGTTTAGAACGTCTCCATCGACTCCTCAGCCAGTTGTGTTCTCGGCAGTTCCATCTTCGTCCGCTTCACCCCCATCAAGTTTTTCAGAAGGCGCAAATGAGTTTCAGCGCCAGGTTTCGAATGATGCAGATGACATTGCTTCTCTTACTGATGCACCAAATGTTCTACTTTCTGCACGTAAG GTACTGAAACAAAAGAAACTGATGAATGTACCGAGCTTGGGTTTCGGGGCATTGGTTTCTCCAGGACGTGAAGTTCTGCAAGGTCCACAAATAATTCACCGGGACCCGCATCGCTGCCAAAATTGTGGAGCTTATGCAAGTCTTTATTGCAACATATTACTCGGATCAGGCCAGTGGCAGTGTGTAATATGCCGAAATCTGAATGGTAGTGAAGGCGAATACATATCTTCCAACAAAGAAGAACTTCTTAATCTACCAGAATTAGCATTTCCAATGGTCGATTATGTTCAAACAGGGAATAGAAGACCCGGTTTTGTTCCTGTTACCGATTCTAGAATGTCGACACCAATCGTTCTCGTTGTAGATGATTGTTTAGACGAACCACATCTCCAACATCTACAAAGCTCTTTACATGCATTTCTAGACTCCCTTTCCCCCACAACAAGGATTGGCATCATATTATACGGACGTGCGGTTTCGGTTTACGATTTTTCTGAAGCATCGACTGCTTCGGCGGATGTTTTACCGGGCGATGTTTCTCCAAGTCAAGAGTCGTTGAAACAACTTGTTTATGGAACCGGTCTTTATTTGTCTCCGATTCATGCTTCGTTACCTGTGGCGCATTCCATATTTTCATCTTTGAGTCCGTATAAATTGAATCTTCCAGAAGCTTCTAGAGACCGTTGCATGGGTGTTGCAATAGAGGTTGCTTTAGCGATTATTCAAGGACCATCAGGCGAAATGTCACAAGGGGTTGTGAAAAAACCTGGAGGTAGTAGTAGAATAATTGTTTGTGCCAGTGGACCTAATACACGTGGCCCCGGATCCGTCCCGCATTCGTTTAGTCATCCAAACTATCCCCACTTGGAGAAAACCGCGTTAAAATGGATGGATCATTTGGGTCGTGAAGCTCATAAGCATAATACCTTAATTGACATCTTATGTGCCGGAACATGTCCTGTAAGAGTTCCTGTTTTACAGCCTCTTGCAAAAGCATCTGGTGGGATCTTGATTCTGCATGACGATTTTGGTGAGGCTTTCGGTGTGAACCTTCAGCGAGCGGCTAACCGTGCAGCAGGTTCTCACGGTTTGATGGAGATACGTTGTTCGGATGACATAAACGTATCTCAAGTTATAGGCCCAGGAGAAGAGGCACGTACGGATAATCATGAAGCTTTTAAGAATGATAATTCAGTATCAATACAAATGTTAAGTGTGGAAGAAACACAGTGTTTTGCAGTGTCAATGGAGACACGTGGAAACATTATAAGCGATTACGTGTATCTTCAATTCAGTATTCTGTTTTCGAATTTGTACCAAGCGGATATCACAAGGGTTATTACGGTTAGATTGCCGACAGTCGATAGTGTTTCAGCTTATCTTGATAGTGTTGAGGATGAAGTGGCAGCAGTTCTTATTGCTAAGAGGAGTCTTTTACGGGCTAAAAATTTCTCAGATGCAATTGATATGCGGAAAACAGTAGatgaaagaattaaagatataacaAGTAGATTTGGATCCCAAATGCCAAAATCAAAGCTTTACCAGTTTCCAAAAGAGTTGTCTGGTTTACCTGAGCTATTATTTCATCTTAGGAGGGGTCCACTTTTGGGTAGCATACTTGGACATGAGGACGAGAGGTCGGTTTTGCGAGATATATTTTTGAATGCATCGTTTGATCTGTCTCTTCGAATGGTGGCTCCTAGATGTCTTATGCATCGTGAAGAAGGCACTTTTGAGGAGCTGCCAGCTCACGATCTTGTAATGCAATCTGATGCGGCTGTTGTTCTTGACCATGGGACTGATGTCTTCATATGGTTG GGTGCGGAACTTGCTGCTCAAGACGGAAGAAGTGCGGCAGCCTTAGCAGCCTGCAGAACGTTGGCGGAGGAACTTACCGAGACGAGGTTCCCGGCTCCTAGAATTCTTGCATTCAAG GAGGGCAGCTCTCAGGCGAGGTATTTCGTGTCTCGGCTAATACCTGCACACAAGGACCCTCCTTATGAGCAA